The Streptomyces sp. TLI_105 DNA segment CCCGTCCGTACATCCAGTCCATCTTGTCCCTGAGCACGTCTCGTTTCAGGAGGTCGATACGTATGGTTCCCCTGCTGCTGGTTCTTCTTCTCGCCCTGCTCCTCTTCGGCTTCGGCTTCGCGGTCAAGGCGCTCTGGTGGATCGCCGTGATCGTGCTCGTCCTGTGGCTGCTGGGCTTCGTGGCCCGGCCGAAGGGCAGCACGGGCCGCTGGTACCGCTGGTAGGCGGTTCACCCACGGGCGAACCCACCCACGGTGGTGAACCCGCCCCAGGCGTGGATCCACCCAGGCGTGAACTCACCCCGGGAGTGAATCCGCTCACGACATGAGCGAGCCCGGCACCCTCCGGAAGGAGGGTGCCGGGCTCGTCCACGTGCTCAGGCGGTCAGCACGGAGTCGTCCTCGGGGCGCGCGCCCGGCAGCCGATGGCGGGCCGCGATCAGTGCCGCGTCCACGTCACGCGTACCGGTGGAGACGCACAGGGTGTACGCCAGGTCGTCCATGCGCCGCCGCACCTCGTCGCTGCCGTTCTCCGCCCGGAGCACCTCGAGCGTCTCGTACTGCTCGATGAGATTGCGCAGGACCGCGGGATGGGCCATCAGCACGTGCTACTCCCCTCGTCGTCAGGGCGTCGACCGCCCGGCTCGACGCGCCGTGTACCCCCTCTCCGGCGTCGCATTCCGGAGAATGCGCGGAAGCCGGTCGACGGCGTGTTCCGGCCGTCTGACGCGGCACCGCTCTCCTCCTGTCGATCACGGAAGGGTAGGGTCGTCATGATTGCCGTACGGCAACGGTCGAGGCCGGAGCCGTCATGAGAGCGCGGGCGGTGCGGCACGTGATCGTGACCGGACGGCCCGTGGGCGGAAGCCTGATGGCGAACGAGGATGGGGCATGTCTGAGACGACGATCAAGGGCTCCTCGACCGGGGGGCGGCCGGGGCCGAGCGCGGTGGCGGAGCCCGAGCTTCGACAGCTCCTGGCCGGTCTCACGGCGGTGCGGGACGGTGACTTCGGCACCCGCCTGCCAGACGAGGCGGGCGGCCTGATGGGAGAGATCTCCAGGGTCTTCAACGGGATGGTCGACCAGCTCTCCCTGTTCACCTCCGAGGTGACGCGGGTGGCGCGTGAGGTCGGCACGGAAGGGACGCTGGGCGGACAGGCCGTGGTGCCCGGCGTCTCCGGCTCCTGGGCCGACCTGACCGACTCGGTGAACGCCATGGCCGGCAACCTCACCACCCAGGTCCGTGACATCGCCCAGGTGGCCACCGCCGTCGCCAAGGGAGACCTCTCCCAGAAGATCGACGTGGACGCGCGCGGCGAGATCCTGGAGCTCAAGAACACCATCAACACGATGGTCGACCAGCTCTCCTCCTTCGCCGACGAGGTCACGCGCATGGCCCGTGACGTGGGCACGGAGGGCATCCTCGGCGGCCAGGCCGACGTGAAGGGCGCCTCCGGCACCTGGCGCGACCTGACGGACTCCGTCAACTCCATGGCGGGGAACCTCACCGCACAGGTGAGGGCGATCGCCCATGTCGCCACCGCGGTGGCCAACGGCGACCTGTCGAAGAAGGTCGGCGTGGACGCGCGCGGCGAGATCCTGGAGCTGAAGACGACCATCAACACGATGGTCGACCAGCTCTCCTCCTTCGCCGACGAGGTGACCCGGGTCGCCCGGGAGGTGGGCACCGAGGGTCGCCTCGGCGGTCAGGCCCGGGTGCCGAACGTGGCCGGCACCTGGAAGGACCTCACCGACAACGTCAACTCCATGGCGAGCAACCTGACCGGGCAGGTCCGGAACATCGCCCAGGTCACCACCGCCGTCGCCAACGGCGACCTCTCCAAGAAGATCGACGTGGACGCCCGCGGCGAGATCCTGGCGCTGAAGACGACCATCAACACGATGGTCGACCAGCTGTCCTCGTTCGCGGCCGAGGTGACCCGCGTGGCCCGGGAGGTCGGCAGCGAGGGCCGGCTCGGGGGACAGGCGGAGGTGGAGGGCGTCTCCGGCACCTGGAAGCGGCTGACCGAGAACGTCAACGAGCTCGCCGGGAACCTCACCCGGCAGGTCCGGGCCATCGCCGAGGTCGCGAGCGCCGTCGCCGAGGGCGACCTGACCCGCTCGATCACCGTCGAGGCGTCGGGCGAGGTGGCCGAGCTCAAGGACAACATCAACGCGATGGTCGGCTCGCTGCGCGAGACGACGCGGGCCAACCAGGAACAGGACTGGCTGAAGTCCAGCCTGGCGCGGATCTCCGCGCTGATGCAGGGCCACCGCGACCTGGCCGTCGTCGCCGAACTCGTCATGGACGAGCTGACCCCGCTCGTGGCCGCCCAGT contains these protein-coding regions:
- a CDS encoding DUF5670 family protein, which gives rise to MVPLLLVLLLALLLFGFGFAVKALWWIAVIVLVLWLLGFVARPKGSTGRWYRW
- a CDS encoding DUF5133 domain-containing protein, yielding MLMAHPAVLRNLIEQYETLEVLRAENGSDEVRRRMDDLAYTLCVSTGTRDVDAALIAARHRLPGARPEDDSVLTA